In a genomic window of Ignisphaera sp.:
- a CDS encoding uroporphyrinogen decarboxylase family protein, whose protein sequence is MRNPSNTSVYGLLKANFLKAAKFEKPEYIPCRIVISWPVLNTYREKIIELIKKFPLAFPDYDPNTIKFDGVPGIVYEDRYAVDVFGTVWRFRVKGLGGEPYRYPLEDLDKVKEWSLPDPEAGYPIGYATPKPIIPWEELFSHFDKLREQGRLVVFSLHHFLFQKLMDVIPLNKLVPAIYKGDERFVTALEKIASYQLGLLKVAKRYKGIDVVTFLEDLGSQDSPLIRPQHLRKYFLPYYKMFFREVRDMGALIYFHSDGNIMPLSDIILEARPDIVNIQDIVNGVDNIAQKFREEVCIDLDIDREHLIPYGTKEEILNHIKNAIEKLNTSSGGLMLHIEVYPPTPLENILYLAEACYTYCYYMAT, encoded by the coding sequence ATGAGAAACCCTAGCAATACTTCAGTGTATGGTCTACTGAAAGCAAATTTCTTGAAAGCTGCTAAATTTGAGAAACCTGAGTATATTCCATGTAGAATAGTCATTTCATGGCCTGTTTTAAATACATATAGAGAGAAGATTATTGAACTAATTAAGAAGTTCCCACTAGCATTTCCCGATTACGATCCTAATACCATAAAATTTGATGGCGTGCCCGGCATTGTTTATGAAGATAGATATGCTGTCGATGTTTTTGGCACTGTTTGGAGGTTTAGGGTCAAAGGTCTTGGGGGAGAACCATATAGGTATCCTCTAGAAGATTTAGACAAGGTTAAGGAGTGGTCTTTGCCTGATCCAGAAGCTGGATATCCAATTGGATATGCAACCCCCAAGCCCATTATTCCATGGGAAGAGCTGTTTAGTCACTTTGACAAACTTAGAGAACAAGGTAGACTTGTTGTTTTTAGTCTTCACCATTTTCTATTCCAAAAACTAATGGATGTAATACCATTAAATAAACTCGTACCAGCCATTTATAAAGGCGATGAAAGGTTTGTCACGGCTTTAGAGAAAATAGCTAGTTATCAACTGGGTTTACTCAAAGTTGCGAAGAGATATAAAGGGATAGATGTTGTTACATTTTTAGAGGATTTAGGGAGCCAGGACAGCCCATTGATAAGACCCCAGCACCTCAGAAAATACTTCTTGCCATATTACAAAATGTTCTTTAGAGAGGTAAGAGACATGGGAGCTTTAATTTATTTTCATAGCGATGGAAATATAATGCCACTTTCAGATATAATTTTAGAGGCTAGACCAGATATAGTGAATATACAAGATATTGTAAATGGTGTAGACAACATCGCTCAAAAATTTAGAGAAGAGGTGTGCATAGACCTGGATATAGATAGAGAACATCTTATACCTTATGGAACAAAAGAAGAAATATTGAATCACATTAAAAATGCTATAGAAAAACTAAATACATCATCAGGAGGACTAATGCTCCATATAGAAGTTTACCCACCAACACCACTAGAAAACATATTATACCTAGCTGAAGCATGCTACACCTACTGTTACTATATGGCAACATAA